In one Desulfobacterales bacterium genomic region, the following are encoded:
- a CDS encoding cation:proton antiporter: MITGNVFVEIAAILGLATLTGIIGQKLRQPLIIMFLATGILAGPSFFGIIHSYEQIELLAHIGIALLLFIVGLKLDLNLIRTTGPVALATGLGQIVFTSLIGFVIAIAMDMSYISAAYVSVALTFSSTIIIVKLLSDKKEIDSLHGQIALGFLIVQDIAAILALVGLTTLGSSVTGDAPRYFSVLIIVAKGLGLLGAVALLMKYVIPYLTQRLAHSLELLTLFAIAWAVLLGAGSELLGFSKEVGAFLAGVSLASTAFRDSIGARLTGLRDFLLLFFFIDLGARLDWSMVSSQLGASLVFSIFVLVGNPLIVLMIMGVMGYRRRTGFLAGLTVAQISEFSLIVAALGLSIGHITKETMGLITLVGVVTIFLSTYMILYSYPLYRFLSSPLKIFERRNPYREAAIDTFADTGAVDVILVGLGNYGSGLMEHLLRRKNAIVGIDFDPSTLEKWRKRGVPVLYGDMADPEMHELLPLKKARWVISTVRSKEMNLALIHNLKKDGYIGKSALTATNSQEAAEFEKAGANLVFRPFKDATELAADALAYAMDFLPDSVDWPLSFLDLRIRSDASAAGQTIKELPLSVLGISILAVSRGGRIFHEPKPDFRIFPADRLLLMGHPAGLKDAESILNHLEAQEDAGGTDRFEIAELKVSEESDLLDKSLAELHFRQKFGATLVGIRRGQDQITTINPAERLQGGDCLIVIGKSSTIQELKNLAPV, translated from the coding sequence ATGATTACTGGAAATGTATTCGTAGAAATAGCCGCGATTTTAGGACTTGCGACGCTGACTGGAATCATAGGGCAGAAATTACGACAGCCCTTAATCATCATGTTTCTGGCAACGGGCATTCTGGCCGGTCCGTCGTTTTTTGGCATCATACACAGCTATGAGCAGATTGAACTTCTGGCCCATATCGGCATAGCCCTTCTGTTGTTTATCGTTGGGCTTAAACTCGATCTGAATCTGATTCGAACTACCGGTCCGGTTGCCTTGGCAACTGGCCTCGGACAGATCGTGTTTACGTCGCTTATCGGGTTTGTCATTGCCATTGCCATGGACATGTCATATATCAGTGCGGCTTATGTTTCGGTTGCGCTTACTTTTTCAAGTACGATCATCATCGTAAAGCTCCTGTCCGACAAAAAAGAAATCGACTCTCTCCATGGCCAGATTGCTCTTGGCTTTCTAATCGTTCAGGATATCGCCGCCATTTTGGCTTTGGTCGGCCTGACGACATTGGGGTCATCTGTTACCGGGGACGCGCCCAGGTATTTCTCGGTTTTGATTATTGTCGCAAAAGGGTTGGGACTGTTGGGCGCGGTTGCCCTGCTGATGAAATATGTCATTCCTTACCTGACGCAGCGTCTCGCGCATTCGCTGGAACTGTTGACGCTATTCGCAATCGCATGGGCGGTCCTTCTCGGAGCGGGCAGTGAGCTGTTGGGATTCAGTAAGGAGGTCGGCGCATTTCTGGCCGGTGTCTCACTGGCCTCCACTGCCTTCAGGGATTCGATTGGCGCGCGGCTTACAGGCCTTCGGGATTTTCTCCTTCTGTTTTTCTTCATCGATCTTGGCGCACGACTGGATTGGTCCATGGTGAGCTCACAATTGGGCGCATCGTTAGTTTTTTCCATCTTTGTGCTTGTCGGCAACCCGCTCATTGTTCTGATGATCATGGGCGTCATGGGATATCGCCGTCGCACCGGTTTTCTCGCCGGTCTCACGGTGGCCCAAATCAGCGAGTTTTCGCTTATTGTAGCGGCCTTGGGGCTGAGTATCGGCCACATTACCAAAGAAACGATGGGGCTGATCACCCTGGTGGGGGTGGTGACCATATTCCTGTCCACCTACATGATCCTCTATTCCTACCCGCTTTATCGTTTTCTATCCTCCCCCTTGAAAATTTTCGAAAGGCGTAATCCTTACCGGGAGGCGGCCATAGACACCTTCGCGGATACCGGCGCAGTCGACGTCATTTTAGTGGGTTTAGGTAATTATGGCAGCGGGCTGATGGAACATCTTCTCCGGCGAAAAAATGCCATAGTGGGGATCGACTTCGATCCCAGCACTTTAGAGAAGTGGCGCAAGAGAGGGGTGCCTGTTCTTTACGGGGATATGGCGGACCCGGAGATGCATGAGCTATTGCCGTTGAAAAAGGCGCGATGGGTTATCAGCACCGTTCGTTCCAAAGAGATGAATTTGGCACTAATCCATAATCTCAAGAAGGACGGTTATATTGGAAAGTCGGCCTTGACGGCGACAAACAGCCAAGAAGCTGCTGAGTTCGAAAAAGCCGGCGCCAATTTGGTATTTCGGCCTTTTAAGGATGCAACGGAACTAGCGGCCGACGCGTTAGCTTATGCGATGGACTTCCTTCCGGATAGCGTTGATTGGCCTCTCTCCTTTCTCGATTTACGTATTCGTTCGGATGCTTCAGCCGCCGGACAGACCATAAAAGAACTCCCGTTATCGGTTTTGGGAATATCTATTCTGGCGGTCAGTCGAGGAGGACGCATTTTTCATGAGCCGAAGCCGGATTTCAGGATTTTCCCGGCCGACCGGCTACTCCTTATGGGACATCCGGCTGGCTTGAAAGATGCTGAAAGCATACTGAATCATCTTGAGGCGCAGGAAGACGCAGGGGGCACAGACCGCTTTGAAATCGCCGAACTCAAGGTGTCAGAGGAATCGGACCTTTTAGACAAGTCTTTGGCGGAGCTTCATTTTCGGCAAAAGTTCGGCGCCACTCTGGTCGGCATACGCAGAGGCCAGGATCAGATTACGACGATCAACCCTGCGGAGCGCCTTCAGGGAGGGGATTGCCTGATCGTTATCGGCAAGTCGAGCACTATCCAAGAGCTCAAAAACCTCGCCCCTGTTTAG
- a CDS encoding isochorismatase family protein encodes MNACLILIDLQNDYFAGGNMELVHIKKAAANAQQLLEKFRNKKLQIRALYSTLSVTILDSTALSTILKRSGEPAKKY; translated from the coding sequence ATGAATGCATGCCTAATCTTGATTGACCTTCAAAACGACTATTTTGCTGGTGGTAATATGGAGCTTGTCCATATCAAAAAAGCTGCTGCAAATGCACAACAGCTATTGGAGAAATTTCGAAACAAGAAATTGCAGATAAGAGCGTTGTATTCCACATTGTCAGTAACGATTCTGGATTCAACGGCCTTGTCAACCATCTTAAAAAGATCGGGCGAACCAGCAAAAAAGTATTAA
- the sugE gene encoding quaternary ammonium compound efflux SMR transporter SugE: MAWTYLIVAGLFECFWAIGLKYTDGFTKLIPSLLTVSAMTISFLLLSVAMKTIPVGTAYAVWTGTGAIGVAIMGMILFGESRDILRIMCLLLIVAGIVGLKLVSSSQGAS; encoded by the coding sequence ATGGCATGGACTTATTTAATAGTAGCTGGTTTGTTCGAATGTTTTTGGGCAATCGGTCTTAAATATACGGATGGGTTTACTAAACTCATTCCGTCACTTCTCACTGTATCAGCTATGACGATTAGTTTTTTATTGCTGTCTGTTGCCATGAAAACAATTCCAGTGGGCACAGCCTATGCGGTTTGGACAGGGACTGGGGCCATCGGGGTTGCAATTATGGGCATGATACTGTTCGGCGAATCACGGGATATTCTGAGAATAATGTGTTTGTTATTAATCGTAGCTGGAATAGTTGGCCTTAAATTGGTTTCTTCTTCGCAAGGCGCCTCATAA
- a CDS encoding universal stress protein encodes MKRFKNILYLNEPTVDQESAIARAVSLAANNQANLTIVDVIPSQVVTAGIGLPPEGPISDELRAAVESDHRKAMESMVQSFKERLQIRLEVLVGKTYLEAIRAVLKNGYDLLIKPAENPTWTNRLFGSDDLHLLRKCPCPVWLMKPPEKHNYSRILAAVDFNPLNPTALEQALNTEIVELAGSLALTDSAFLHLVHAWEAFAERAMLSRGDISHDGIEAHVEKQYSLHQKGLYQLGDALRDRIGPEAYDRISPRFQLLKGPAKKVIANLAAELQADIVVMGTVARTGISGLIIGNTAEAILDQLSCSVLAIKPPGFKTPVKFDE; translated from the coding sequence ATGAAGCGTTTCAAAAACATCCTTTACCTAAACGAACCGACCGTGGACCAGGAATCGGCGATTGCGCGTGCTGTTTCGCTGGCGGCAAACAATCAGGCCAACCTGACAATTGTCGATGTAATCCCGTCTCAGGTCGTCACAGCAGGTATTGGTCTGCCGCCGGAAGGACCGATATCCGACGAGCTGCGAGCCGCCGTAGAATCCGATCATCGCAAGGCGATGGAATCTATGGTTCAATCCTTCAAAGAACGCCTGCAAATCCGGCTGGAAGTATTGGTTGGAAAGACCTACCTTGAGGCGATTCGAGCCGTATTGAAAAATGGGTATGATCTGCTCATCAAACCAGCGGAAAACCCGACTTGGACGAATAGGCTGTTCGGCAGTGACGATCTGCATCTTCTTCGGAAATGTCCATGTCCGGTTTGGCTTATGAAACCGCCTGAAAAACACAATTACAGTCGCATTTTAGCAGCCGTTGATTTTAATCCATTAAATCCCACGGCACTAGAGCAAGCCCTCAACACGGAGATTGTGGAGCTTGCCGGTTCGCTCGCGCTGACCGACTCTGCCTTCTTGCATCTGGTCCATGCCTGGGAGGCGTTTGCCGAAAGGGCCATGCTTTCGAGAGGCGACATTTCACATGATGGCATTGAAGCGCATGTCGAAAAACAATACTCGCTCCACCAAAAAGGACTGTACCAACTGGGTGATGCGCTACGAGACCGGATCGGCCCCGAGGCGTATGATCGAATATCCCCGCGCTTTCAACTGCTCAAGGGACCGGCAAAGAAGGTTATTGCAAACTTGGCGGCAGAGCTGCAGGCGGACATTGTCGTCATGGGGACGGTCGCCCGTACCGGTATTTCAGGGCTGATCATCGGCAACACCGCCGAAGCCATTCTCGATCAGCTTTCATGTTCGGTGCTTGCCATAAAGCCTCCTGGGTTTAAAACGCCGGTGAAATTTGATGAATGA
- a CDS encoding DUF2784 domain-containing protein: MPYQALADTVLLLHFGVVLFVVAGPPVILVGKKFGSSWINSLWWRLAHLAAIGVVVLQARLGQHCALTKPESALRERAGQAGYERSFVEHWVQRVLYYEAPMWIFALVYTGFGLFVVWTWWRFPPRVGNGKNSDA; the protein is encoded by the coding sequence TTGCCGTATCAAGCTCTCGCAGACACGGTCTTGCTGCTCCACTTCGGAGTCGTTTTGTTCGTCGTTGCGGGGCCTCCGGTCATTCTTGTTGGCAAAAAGTTCGGCTCGTCCTGGATAAACAGCCTTTGGTGGCGGTTGGCTCACCTCGCGGCCATCGGTGTAGTGGTCCTTCAGGCAAGGCTGGGCCAACACTGCGCGCTCACAAAGCCTGAATCCGCCCTGCGGGAGCGAGCAGGGCAAGCCGGGTACGAACGCAGTTTCGTCGAGCACTGGGTACAGCGTGTCCTGTACTACGAGGCGCCAATGTGGATCTTTGCTCTGGTGTACACTGGATTTGGGCTATTTGTCGTCTGGACATGGTGGCGCTTCCCGCCCCGGGTGGGCAATGGCAAGAACAGCGATGCCTAA
- a CDS encoding tyrosine-type recombinase/integrase has translation MAASQYTLSPAEVRKLIFNCETLRERIIIRLMVHCGLRREEVARLLIDKIDWERNRISFIGKGRQAGMDIETVQGLVRHKSFKTTYDLYGTLGFDEIQKSYEKKFLDRN, from the coding sequence ATGGCTGCCTCACAGTACACGCTTTCCCCCGCTGAAGTTAGAAAACTCATATTCAACTGCGAAACCCTTCGGGAGCGAATCATCATCCGATTGATGGTCCATTGCGGCTTGCGCCGGGAGGAAGTGGCTCGGCTCCTTATCGACAAGATCGACTGGGAGCGAAACCGAATATCCTTCATCGGCAAAGGTCGGCAGGCCGGCATGGATATCGAGACCGTGCAAGGGCTGGTCCGTCACAAGAGCTTCAAAACCACCTACGACCTTTATGGGACATTAGGCTTCGATGAAATCCAAAAAAGCTACGAGAAAAAATTCCTTGATCGCAACTAA